From the genome of Nicotiana sylvestris chromosome 2, ASM39365v2, whole genome shotgun sequence, one region includes:
- the LOC104240935 gene encoding uncharacterized protein gives MAQLRKEKYTRARDDPFFDGMRRGEAAVISKGSGLDIHRKATKNDITRSASDVGKRGQKKIHVELSGNDAYYDRNFTNSDSESIHEPLGRSFSARSSAASTMSSSPLGSPRSGLKFDLHDIDESTMQSSQRSFEANGEYYFPSGLHLPAYERSYSVTKRCTSISDIPLPQSAALFYCGYSPQLEVVGSCQGIHRLNIFLKARRDDVSAGVPSRFLHAVIGPDCCDIASVASTIMYAFYLNETLNDNQLCIVPVINTKRSDIHSHAELRWLLDSCFLDKSSLIFIDEIDLSYYDLYGSLKLVLVNQSKLPANQEALKDAVVEIFNCREENTPYSSVGSITLGKEASCCTLIADKFACTSPEILAGQGFSRLLVLALISGFSNVYASYICLN, from the exons ATGGCACAACTTCGAAAG GAAAAATATACACGTGCCAGAGATGACCCTTTTTTCGATGGCATGCGAAGAGGTGAGGCAGCAGTCATCAGCAAAGGAAGTGGTCTAGACATTCATAGAAAAGCCACAAAGAATGACATAACGAGGTCGGCCTCGGATGTTGGTAAACGAGGACAGAAAAAGATTCATGTGGAATTATCTGGAAATGATGCTTATTATGATAGAAATTTTACTAATTCAGATTCAGAAAGTATTCATGAACCTCTTGGTCGGTCATTCTCTGCGAGGTCATCAGCAGCTTCCACGATGAGTTCCTCCCCTTTGGGAAGTCCTCGGTCTGGCTTGAAGTTTGATTTGCATGATATAGATGAGTCTACCATGCAGTCTAGTCAAAGATCATTTGAAGCAAATGGAGAGTACTATTTTCCTAGTGGCTTACATTTGCCTGCCTATGAAAGATCTTATAGCGTGACCAAGAGATGTACATCTATCTCCGACATTCCACTTCCTCAATCGGCAGCATTGTTCTACTGTGGATATTCACCGCAGCTGGAAGTTGTTGGATCATGTCAAGGAATTCACAGGCTGAATATTTTTCTGAAGGCAAGAAGAGATGATGTTAGTGCAGGAGTTCCATCAAGATTCTTGCATGCAGTGATTGGCCCAGACTGCTGCG ATATTGCATCTGTTGCTTCAACCATAATGTATGCTTTTTACTTGAATGAAACATTAAATGACAACCAGTTATGCATTGTGCCTGTCATAAACACGAAGAGGTCGGACATTCATTCTCATGCTGAGCTCAGATGGCTACTTGATTCTTGCTTTCTTGATAAATCTTCCTTGATTTTTATTGATGAG ATTGATCTTTCCTACTACGATTTATATGGGAGTCTTAAACTTGTTTTAGTCAACCAAAGCAAGCTTCCAGCTAATCAGGAG GCATTAAAGGATGCAGTGGTTGAAATTTTTAATTGCAGAGAG GAAAATACACCTTATTCTTCAGTTGGTTCTATCACCCTTGGGAAG GAGGCATCATGCTGCACACTTATTGCTGACAAGTTTGCATGCACTTCACCAGAGATACTGGCAGGTCAAGGGTTCAGTCGACTTCTGGTACTAGCTCTAATATCTGGATTTTCAAACGTGTATGCAAGTTATATTTGTCTAAACTGA
- the LOC104240934 gene encoding protein CHUP1, chloroplastic-like: MGEEKSSENRVKASKFGDQNKAPKGSSNNSNAKGNSSNLSKVRSSWGSHIVRGFSGDKKSKLHTTIHARKEPLSVNENSNQKNSSGLSQSRVKRSLMGDLSCSATSTQVHPQTVNIQRAKSSGSRDLFNEIDHLRSLLQESKGRELKLQAELSEFKRSPKVVELGRELELKKSEIDSFVKKVELLECEKARLTDQLVSLSAALERQDEISNREEFKSVTSLEMEVVELRRLNKELQLQKRDIACRLSEGETIENIKAEASLLRHTNENLCKQVEGLQMNRLNEVEELAYLRWVNSCLREELRNCSSTTCDKTCSPQGSEKSRESLCLSYDHSDEDSKYSSSARRLSLVKKLKKWPITDEDMQLVDSPDNTINHSWEDTQSSTRRHSISGSKFYLEDLIYSNKRRQSDGFMCSKEVEKEIEPLVSQHKLTTNPLEVVEKRVLRIPNPPPRPSSVALSATEGENCVQVPVPPPPPPPPPPPPKLVAKTTTGTVQRAPQVVEFYHSLMKRDSRKDSLNGGACDPSSVADVRSSMIGEIENRSSYLLAIKEDVETQAEFVNSLIAEVNHAVFADIEDIVAFVKWLDDELCFLVDERAVLKHFDWPERKADTLREAAFGYKDLKKLENEVSSYKDDPQLPCDIALKKMVSLSEKMERSVYNLHRTRDSLMRHCKEFKIPADWMLDNGILSKIKFGSVKLAKMYMKRVAAELQSKGPLDKDTSMDYMLLQGVRFAFRIHQFAGGFDAETMQAFEELRDLALALNKK; the protein is encoded by the exons ATGGGGGAGGAAAAATCATCTGAGAATAGAGTGAAAGCTTCAAAATTTGGTGATCAAAATAAGGCACCGAAGGGTAGTAGTAATAATAGCAATGCAAAAGGGAATAGTAGTAATCTATCAAAGGTGAGATCTTCATGGGGTTCTCATATTGTGAGAGGTTTCTCAGGGGATAAAAAATCTAAGTTACATACCACAATTCATGCAAGGAAAGAGCCACTTTCTGTCAACGAAAACTCGAACCAAAAGAACTCTTCTGGGCTTTCTCAGTCAAGGGTGAAGAGGTCTTTAATGGGAGACTTGTCATGTTCAGCCACTTCCACTCAAGTTCATCCTCAAACAGTTAATATCCAAAGGGCTAAATCTTCTGGTTCGCGTGATCTATTCAATGAAATTGATCATTTGAGGAGCTTGTTACAAGAATCAAAGGGAAGGGAATTGAAGTTGCAGGCAGAGTTATCAGAATTCAAGAGGAGTCCAAAAGTTGTCGAGCTCGGGAGGGAACTGGAGTTGAAGAAGAGTGAGATTGATAGCTTTGTGAAGAAAGTTGAATTGCTGGAATGTGAAAAGGCAAGGCTTACTGATCAACTAGTTTCTTTGAGTGCTGCTCTAGAGaggcaagatgagatatccaatAGGGAAGAATTCAAAAGTGTGACTAGTTTGGAAATGGAGGTTGTGGAGTTGAGGCGCTTGAATAAGGAGCTCCAGCTTCAGAAAAGAGATATTGCTTGTAGGCTTTCTGAG GGGGAAACAATTGAGAATATTAAAGCAGAGGCTTCTTTGTTGAGACACACAAATGAAAACCTTTGCAAACAAGTTGAGGGTCTTCAAATGAATAGATTGAATGAGGTTGAGGAGCTTGCCTACTTAAGGTGGGTGAACTCATGTTTGCGTGAAGAATTGCGCAATTGCTCGTCCACGACTTGTGATAAGACTTGTAGTCCTCAAGGCAGTGAGAAAAGTAGGGAATCACTTTGCTTGTCTTATGATCATAGTGATGAGGACTCAAAATATAGTAGCAGCGCTAGGAGGTTAAGCCTTGTTAAGAAGCTAAAGAAATGGCCTATTACCGATGAAGATATGCAACTAGTTGATAGCCCAGATAATACCATTAATCATAGTTGGGAGGATACACAAAGTTCTACTCGCAGGCACTCGATAAGTGGATCAAAATTTTATCTAGAGGACTTGATATATAGTAATAAGAGAAGACAATCTGATGGTTTTATGTGTTCCAAGGAAGTGGAGAAGGAGATTGAGCCTCTTGTTTCCCAACATAAATTAACCACCAACCCTTTGGAGGTGGTTGAGAAACGTGTCTTGCGAATTCCTAATCCTCCTCCAAGGCCTTCATCTGTTGCTTTAAGTGCAACAGAAGGAGAAAATTGTGTTCAAGTTCCTGTTCCTCCACCACCTccccctcctccgccacctcctcCAAAACTCGTGGCAAAAACTACAACGGGCACGGTGCAGAGAGCTCCTCAAGTAGTAGAGTTTTATCATTCATTAATGAAGAGAGATTCTAGGAAGGATTCATTAAATGGAGGAGCATGTGATCCCTCAAGTGTTGCAGACGTTCGTAGTAGCATGATCGGCGAAATTGAGAACAGATCATCTTATTTGCTGGCT ATAAAGGAAGACGTGGAGACCCAAGCAGAATTTGTGAATTCCCTGATAGCAGAGGTCAACCATGCAGTTTTTGCGGATATTGAAGACATAGTTGCTTTTGTGAAATGGCTAGATGATGAACTTTGCTTTCTG GTGGACGAAAGGGCAGTGCTAAAGCACTTCGACTGGCCCGAGAGAAAAGCAGATACACTAAGGGAGGCAGCTTTTGGATATAAAGATCTTAAGAAGTTGGAGAACGAAGTTTCAAGTTACAAGGACGATCCTCAATTGCCATGTGATATTGCACTAAAGAAGATGGTTTCTTTGTCAGAGAA GATGGAGCGTAGTGTCTATAACCTTCATCGAACAAGAGACTCATTGATGCGTCATTGCAAAGAGTTCAAAATCCCCGCAGACTGGATGCTTGATAATGGGATACTAAGCAAG ATTAAGTTTGGCTCAGTGAAGTTGGCCAAGATGTACATGAAGAGGGTAGCTGCGGAGCTTCAGTCAAAGGGACCATTAGATAAAGACACTTCTATGGACTACATGCTACTCCAAGGAGTGAGATTTGCCTTCCGAATTCATCAG TTTGCGGGAGGATTTGATGCAGAAActatgcaagcctttgaggagCTCAGGGACTTAGCACTTGCTTTGAACAAGAAGTAG
- the LOC104214476 gene encoding uncharacterized protein isoform X2: MTTLLINGAGRFGCNGLYEISDPRAEVLQKDIKKLSKSDAAEPRAGEVLQKDNINLSKSDEADPRAGEVLRKDIRRWSKSGKPDGTGSRMGTSNIGMSSVGIPIGELLSHHSTSAENIRSFQKLEKLRILLIVSGYYDAEKSFKREILVSAESSELMKSLLQFIYSYANVLPLKALRQSGLATEMRVFEIEKIVSRKTIEKLLEEFNEIAK, encoded by the exons ATGACCACTTTGTTGATAAATGGAGCAGGTCGATTTGGATGTAACGGTCTTTATGAAATTT CTGACCCCAGAGCAGAAGTTTTGCAAAAAGATATTAAAAAGTTGTCAAAGTCAGATGCAGCTGAGCCCAGAGCCGGAGAAGTTTTACAGAAAGATAATATAAATTTGTCAAAATCGGATGAAGCTGACCCCAGAGCAGGAGAAGTTTTACGGAAAGATATTAGAAGATGGTCAAAATCGG GGAAACCTGATGGTACAGGATCAAGAATGGGGACTTCAAATATTGGAATGAGTTCAGTCGGAATACCTATAGGGGAGCTCTTATCACATCACTCTACTTCAGCAGAAAACATAAGAAGTTTCCAGA AACTAGAGAAACTTCGCATCCTCTTGATTGTTTCAGGGTATTATGATGCAGAGAAGAGCTTCAAG AGGGAGATTCTAGTCTCAGCTGAATCTTCTGAGCTTATGAAAAGCCTGCTCCAGTTTATCTACTCCTACGCAAATGTGCTTCCACTCAAAGCTTTGCGTCAATCAG GTCTAGCTACTGAGATGAGGGTGTTCGAGATTGAAAAAATTGTATCAAGGAAGACGATTGAGAAACTTCTGGAAGAATTCAATGAGATAGcaaaataa
- the LOC104214476 gene encoding uncharacterized protein isoform X1 codes for MTTLLINGAGRFGCNGLYEIFRYKLHDATDPKAGEVLQKDIKRLSKPDAADPRAEVLQKDIKKLSKSDAAEPRAGEVLQKDNINLSKSDEADPRAGEVLRKDIRRWSKSGKPDGTGSRMGTSNIGMSSVGIPIGELLSHHSTSAENIRSFQKLEKLRILLIVSGYYDAEKSFKREILVSAESSELMKSLLQFIYSYANVLPLKALRQSGLATEMRVFEIEKIVSRKTIEKLLEEFNEIAK; via the exons ATGACCACTTTGTTGATAAATGGAGCAGGTCGATTTGGATGTAACGGTCTTTATGAAATTT TTAGATACAAATTGCATGATGCAACTGACCCCAAAGCAGGAGAAGTTTTACAAAAAGATATTAAAAGATTGTCAAAACCGGATGCAGCTGACCCCAGAGCAGAAGTTTTGCAAAAAGATATTAAAAAGTTGTCAAAGTCAGATGCAGCTGAGCCCAGAGCCGGAGAAGTTTTACAGAAAGATAATATAAATTTGTCAAAATCGGATGAAGCTGACCCCAGAGCAGGAGAAGTTTTACGGAAAGATATTAGAAGATGGTCAAAATCGG GGAAACCTGATGGTACAGGATCAAGAATGGGGACTTCAAATATTGGAATGAGTTCAGTCGGAATACCTATAGGGGAGCTCTTATCACATCACTCTACTTCAGCAGAAAACATAAGAAGTTTCCAGA AACTAGAGAAACTTCGCATCCTCTTGATTGTTTCAGGGTATTATGATGCAGAGAAGAGCTTCAAG AGGGAGATTCTAGTCTCAGCTGAATCTTCTGAGCTTATGAAAAGCCTGCTCCAGTTTATCTACTCCTACGCAAATGTGCTTCCACTCAAAGCTTTGCGTCAATCAG GTCTAGCTACTGAGATGAGGGTGTTCGAGATTGAAAAAATTGTATCAAGGAAGACGATTGAGAAACTTCTGGAAGAATTCAATGAGATAGcaaaataa